ttactaattagcctaattattattgatttatttgggaATATGTTCACTGAGATTCTAAAATTGATCTACACCTTTTTGATCgaagtttatataatataatattattgacagatacaattattttttatgcaCATGAAAAAGCTATTAGATGGAGTAAAGTTGTATATTTGTATATAGTTCATCATTGACGACAAAGCTCCAAAATTATGAGTAAGCTCTGACAAGACAAGCcttttcatgtcattatatacaatacaactcatatattattaaattaatgatGGCTctattaaattagtgacaagtTATTTTCTTGCACTACTCTCACTATAATACCATCATATGCATTATTATATTGGCTGGTGAAACTGCTACTTCAGCTCAAAAGTACTTTAATTATGGGcatcatatatatatcatatgatGATATATATCATGCTTggtttttttcttcaataatgTTTACAGTGTTATGAAGACATAGCTAAATAATGTCCTAAAGTACCCATCActatattcattttttttctcagaatgaaatttaattaattatcattatttaaaaagagttttcATAATAACTAGTTAAAGGAGTTTTCAAACAATTATGATGGTTTTTGGTAAtattttgatgatttttttttttattttttaatcacaaaaataaaaataaaaattttatttttaaaaaataaaaatacgttcggtaaatatttttattttttaattttaaaaacatttgttttttgtttttaattaagttgggtctgggttcggcgTTTGGGGCCAGAATTTGGGTCAGGGTTTAGGGTCGGGGTCGAGGTTGGGGCTAGGGTTGGGTACAGGTGCAGGTCTAGGGCCAAGACTAGGTTTGGTCCAAGGCTTGATCAATCCAGGTTCCGAGTctacaaaaaattttactttttgtgactaattataaattattattcttatgctATGACTAAAAAGTCCGTAGCTAAAAGTAtatagtcacaaaaattacaatttgttgtgactaaatgtatttttagtcacactaCTTGTTGtggctaaaattaaattagtgataacttgtagctaaatactatgttttagtcacatgTAACAtctgttgtgactaaaaatcacatttagtcacaaaaaatttatattatgactaaaaagtTATCACTAAAAATAGCTATTTTTGTCATGAAAATGTTATATATGTGAATTAAAATTTAACCTTATTATGAGGAAGTACTGAACTTAAGCTCAAAACTAGATTTCTGATgtcattataaataattttatatataaaagccTTTGTAGTCATaacaaaaaatactatattttgttttgaaattcaaaaataattacttggagtaataatttttagtcaaaatatatattttttgtgactaaatgtgatttttagtcacaacaaaaaggttacttgtgactaaaatataatatttaaatataagttgtcactaatttagttttggtCACAACAAGTTTTATGATTAAAGACACATATAGTCACAACAAGTTATAAATTTTGAgactaatacttttatttttaataatttataattagtcataattttttaaattttagttacaCATTTTATTATGACTTAAATAATTGTGTTTTTTCAGTGAGTGtagtatataaaattttataagatataTGTGCTGTTATAAAGTGTACATGTATAGTTGTTTAAAACTCTCCCATGAGTTCATATTCTTTAAAACTCCCTTTtcaaaataaacaagttatacatactatatataataataataataataatctctgTTTATACATATCTCTCTCATGCTTCTTCAACCTATATGTAGGTGGAGAGAGTAGTGCAGTTCCAATAGTACTATAGAAATAAGTGATAACAAAGATTTTGAACTTTTGTTTGtaataataatagattaaaGAGAATAGGGAAAAACTAAATAGATGGAAGGGTATGATGAGTACAAGCCAGCAATGGCTATGTTTGCATTACAATTTTCTTATGCAGGAGTTGCTCTGTCCACAAGAGCTGCTTTACTACAAGGAATGAGTCCAAGTGTTTTTGTGGTCTATAGACAAGCCATAGCTACTTTGGTCATTGCTCCATTAGCTTATTTCACAAGGTACTATTCTATATTATTTCTATAAACTATCATCAATTTCTCCCAAAATCCAAATtctcattctatttttttaccTTATATTTTTCTTCCCTTTCACAGAAAAAAATCAGGAGGGTCTTCAATGGGATTAAGAAGTTTTGGCTTAATATTTTTGGCTTCATTAATAGGGTACTTTGAATTCTTATATTATATTGCTATgctgaatttaatttaatttgttacattattaattttttttttttatttttttttttttttgatgaacaCAGTGTAgcaatcaatcaaaatatttattttcaaggtTTATACTTAGCCTCTTCATCAATGGCAAGTGCTATGTCAAATCTTGTCCCAGCTGTCACATTTCTAATTGCTTTCATTCTTGGGTACTAATTAATTTccatatattttgttaatattcaaaaaatgattaatatgtatataatattttatattttgatttgTGTGAATTAATTATTAGATTAGAGAAGGTGAAGATTCGAAGTTTGAGAAGCATAGCAAAGATTGTAGGAACTATGTTATGTGTGGGTGGTGCCATGTCAATGGCATTGGTCAAAGGCCCTAAGCTCTTTAATTCTGAGTTACCCATTAATAATTCTTTATTTGGATCTGGAAGTAGTGGTGATGATCATTGGATATTGGGTTGTATATTACTCTTTGGAAGCTGTTGTTGCTGGTCCATTTGGTTAATTCTACaggtaattaaatatatattaattaatctcTCTATCACTAGCTAGCTAGTATATATgtattgtgtatatatatatgattgtaCTTGCAATTTAATTATAAAGGGATATattgttaaattattaatttaattagtaattaattctgatttttaaaattgttgtaTTGCTTATCATTAATATTGttgatgaaaaaaattaaaatgtcaaGGATTATGGgcaagaatattttttttacaaatttaggaaaattttatattagttCAATCTTTTGAAATGATTGTTtcggtatattttttttttttttatttatttcaacatTTGAGAGgatattttttttgggaaaaaaacagaaaaatacaaaaaaggaaaaaaaaattacaaaaatactttgggccggcccattaaacatttatacagtccagatacaaatatttacaaaaataccacatgcactaagcctaaagctgtacagagcgaaccatgaagatgaaaatacctcgatcgtttcaaaaccgcaaaacaaccaaaatgaaaccaaaacgaggaaAATACATCTATTAATTCTagcaaaatcaactggaaaagaagacctgcaatgatctaaacagaaaaatgatgaaaaaaaatcagaaaaactgtgaagaaactgaaattacacatttgttttctgttttattcgatcaaaataactccccctaatatcgaaatctatatt
This Cannabis sativa cultivar Pink pepper isolate KNU-18-1 chromosome 6, ASM2916894v1, whole genome shotgun sequence DNA region includes the following protein-coding sequences:
- the LOC115724599 gene encoding WAT1-related protein At4g30420; the encoded protein is MEGYDEYKPAMAMFALQFSYAGVALSTRAALLQGMSPSVFVVYRQAIATLVIAPLAYFTRKKSGGSSMGLRSFGLIFLASLIGVAINQNIYFQGLYLASSSMASAMSNLVPAVTFLIAFILGLEKVKIRSLRSIAKIVGTMLCVGGAMSMALVKGPKLFNSELPINNSLFGSGSSGDDHWILGCILLFGSCCCWSIWLILQVPASASYPDHLSLSAWMCFMATIQSAIITLFIEKDMEAWKLTTAMELGCSFFSGIVGSGVSFFVQAWVISQRGPLFSAMFNPLCTIIVTILAAIFLQEKIYTGGLVGGIGVIIGLYILLWGKAKDFDPNLHKNTSFHDQREQHIDDDDDQCLEKGSHHQVDLEEPLLSDQNQ